From the genome of Candidatus Binatus sp.:
CTTGATTGAATGTGAAACCCTCGGTGGGTTTCACACTTCCTTCGGCAGGGGCTGCGGCCCCTGGCCGTGGCGACGGCGGCGCAGTATCAAGACCCGTTGGCAGCGGCTGCGCGCGCCCGTTGGCACGGGAGGCCAGTATTAAGAACGGAAAACACGGCGCACCCGCGGCAGGGGCCGTGCCCGCCAACGGCGGGCGGCCGTTGGCACGACGGGCCAGTATTAATTCGCAGGGGTCACCCCTGGCCGTGGCGACGGCAGCGCAGTATTAAGCCGTTGGCAGGGGCCGCGCGCGACAACGGAGCGCGGCGTTAACATTGGGTGCAGGGGTCACCCCTGCCGTTGTATCGACGTGATCGCGTAGCCTAAGATTTCCTCTCGCCTTATGAATGATCGCACCGCAATTCCCGCGCATCCGCGGGTTTATCTGGAAACCTACGGATGCCAGATGAATGTCGCCGATTCGCAAACCGTCAGCGCCGTCTTGCGCCGCGCCGGTTACCTCAGCGCCGACGCGGCCGAAGATGCCGATGTCGTCCTGCTCAACACCTGCGCCATTCGCGAGCATGCCGAAGAGAAGGTGCTGCACCGGCTCCGGGAGCTTGCGCGGCTGAAGCAATCGCGGCCGGAGATGAAGCTCGGGCTGCTCGGATGCATGGCGCAGCACAACCGCGTCGCGATCATGGAAAAGGCTGCGTTCCTCGACGTGGTCGCCGGGCCCGACAGTTACCGCCGCCTGCCCGAGATGCTTGGCCGCGCCGGCTTCGACGCTTCGATCGACGTCCGCCTCGATCGCGCCGAGACTTACGCCGATATCACTCCCGACTACGGCGGCGGCGTTCGCGCCTACGTGACCGCGATGCGCGGATGCGACAAGTTCTGCGCATTCTGCGTGGTGCCATTCGTACGCGGCCGCGAGCGCTCGATTCCCCCGTCCGATCTGATGCGCGAGATTGGCGAACTGGCCGGGCGCGGTGTGAAAGAGGTCGTCCTGCTCGGACAAACCGTCAACGCCTACCGCTTCAGAGACACCGGCTTCAGCGAGCTGCTCAGGATGATCGCGTCGATCGGCGGGATCGAGCGGATTCGCTTCACCTCGCCGCATCCGGGCGACGTGAGCGAGTCGCTGATCGAGGCGATGGCGACCGAGCCGAAAGTCCAGCCCCATCTGCATCTGCCGCTCCAGTCGGGCTCGGACCGGATTCTGGCCGCAATGGAACGCGGCTACACGGTTGCGGAATATCTCGCTCTGGTTGCGCGCGTGCGCGCGGCAATTCCCGGGGTCGCGATTTCGACGGACATTATCGCCGGCTTTCACGGCGAGGAAGAGTCGGACTTCGAGGCGACGACGGCGGTCATGCGCGCGGTCGGCTACGACTCCGCCTTCATGTTCAAATATTCGGTGCGCGAGCATACCCGCGCTTTCCGGCTCGGCGATTCCGTCAGCGAGGAAGAAAAGAGCCGCCGGCTAATCGCCCTGATCGCACTCCAGGAAGAGATGTCGATAGCGCGCAATCGCGCGACGATCGGCCGCGAGTTCCCGGTGCT
Proteins encoded in this window:
- the miaB gene encoding tRNA (N6-isopentenyl adenosine(37)-C2)-methylthiotransferase MiaB, producing the protein MNDRTAIPAHPRVYLETYGCQMNVADSQTVSAVLRRAGYLSADAAEDADVVLLNTCAIREHAEEKVLHRLRELARLKQSRPEMKLGLLGCMAQHNRVAIMEKAAFLDVVAGPDSYRRLPEMLGRAGFDASIDVRLDRAETYADITPDYGGGVRAYVTAMRGCDKFCAFCVVPFVRGRERSIPPSDLMREIGELAGRGVKEVVLLGQTVNAYRFRDTGFSELLRMIASIGGIERIRFTSPHPGDVSESLIEAMATEPKVQPHLHLPLQSGSDRILAAMERGYTVAEYLALVARVRAAIPGVAISTDIIAGFHGEEESDFEATTAVMRAVGYDSAFMFKYSVREHTRAFRLGDSVSEEEKSRRLIALIALQEEMSIARNRATIGREFPVLVEGPARRGGGMMAGKTPQFKTAIFAVDTVAGDTVNVRVDSASSHSLMCSIA